One Candidatus Hinthialibacter antarcticus DNA window includes the following coding sequences:
- the pal gene encoding peptidoglycan-associated lipoprotein Pal: MNRQKPLYSMLFLSLLLALTVGCASQSKGKGAHAFAQKGMDDGASVQQQPVDPFDDGGRVIGEQPLAGLIRENPNSGMCERVHFDYDKAGIKEEYKACLDAIARFFKANTRLTLVIEGHCDERGSNEYNMALGERRAVATAQYLIAQGLGESRINTRSMGEEKPLETCSNESCWSKNRRADFYFVQQSR, translated from the coding sequence ATGAATCGTCAAAAACCGCTTTACTCCATGTTGTTTTTATCACTGCTCCTCGCTCTGACGGTCGGTTGCGCCAGTCAATCAAAAGGCAAAGGCGCCCACGCATTCGCCCAAAAAGGTATGGACGACGGCGCGAGCGTACAACAACAGCCGGTCGACCCATTTGATGATGGCGGTCGCGTCATCGGCGAACAACCGCTGGCAGGCCTGATTCGCGAAAATCCGAATAGCGGCATGTGCGAACGCGTTCACTTTGACTACGACAAAGCGGGCATCAAAGAAGAATATAAAGCCTGCCTTGACGCCATCGCGAGGTTTTTTAAAGCTAACACCCGTTTAACCTTAGTGATTGAAGGCCATTGCGATGAACGCGGCTCCAATGAATACAACATGGCGCTTGGCGAACGCCGCGCCGTCGCGACCGCGCAATACCTGATCGCACAAGGATTGGGCGAATCGCGCATCAATACACGCTCAATGGGCGAAGAAAAACCACTCGAAACATGCAGCAACGAAAGCTGCTGGTCAAAGAACCGGCGCGCTGATTTTTACTTCGTTCAACAGTCCCGCTAG
- a CDS encoding TonB family protein — protein MSNRTSFIFSICFHVGLVLLLVISPQARFKPKENFVSMKLETLVPPQPQQKEQPKPPEPEPEKPKPKPKEDLDKIKEMLKKELVKTPTPTPKKKTPTPTKKPTSKPTQKPTPRPTQPQATTTPMPTPTAQVTPMPTLRPISDLLNDVINALPTEMPNAPTIQGDPEAGNYDFGSYTSRLAAYLKRNWRIPAGRRPERREYITHISFTVKKDGSIADVKLERSSGWERLDKTVVESVSKTDGFVKLPPDYQGKQVRVLYPFVLPLE, from the coding sequence ATGAGCAACCGCACGTCTTTTATTTTTTCGATTTGCTTTCACGTCGGCTTGGTCCTGCTGCTGGTGATTTCGCCCCAGGCGCGTTTTAAACCCAAAGAGAACTTTGTTTCAATGAAATTAGAGACGCTGGTTCCGCCCCAGCCTCAACAAAAAGAACAACCCAAACCGCCGGAACCCGAACCGGAAAAGCCCAAACCCAAACCAAAAGAAGACCTCGACAAAATCAAAGAGATGTTGAAGAAGGAGTTGGTCAAAACTCCAACGCCGACGCCCAAGAAAAAGACGCCGACGCCAACCAAAAAACCGACGTCAAAACCAACGCAAAAGCCCACGCCGCGTCCGACGCAGCCGCAAGCGACCACCACGCCCATGCCGACGCCAACGGCGCAGGTAACGCCGATGCCGACCCTGCGTCCCATTAGCGACTTACTGAATGACGTCATCAATGCGCTGCCGACGGAAATGCCCAATGCGCCGACCATTCAGGGCGACCCCGAAGCGGGAAATTATGACTTCGGCTCGTATACCTCCCGGCTGGCGGCGTATCTCAAACGCAACTGGCGCATCCCCGCCGGGCGCCGCCCCGAACGCCGCGAATACATTACGCACATCTCATTCACCGTCAAAAAAGACGGCTCGATTGCCGACGTAAAACTTGAGCGCTCATCCGGCTGGGAGCGTTTAGACAAAACCGTGGTGGAATCCGTCAGCAAAACCGACGGCTTCGTCAAACTACCGCCGGATTACCAAGGAAAGCAAGTTCGGGTTTTGTACCCGTTCGTCTTACCGCTAGAATAA
- a CDS encoding biopolymer transporter ExbD: MPLRKKRYRREPVAEINMTNLIDIVMVLLIVFILVSNFVQTGLEISIPKVRYAESTGKEKIIIGVKTGELTLNGEKILKEELVSKLEELKASFPDEQVFIRADEKTAVGDFMEVMSDAKLAGFENVMVPLELLPQAKL; this comes from the coding sequence GTGCCGCTACGTAAAAAGCGCTATCGCCGCGAACCCGTTGCTGAAATCAACATGACCAACCTGATTGACATCGTGATGGTCTTGTTGATCGTGTTTATTCTTGTCTCAAATTTTGTGCAGACCGGGCTGGAAATCAGCATCCCGAAAGTGCGCTACGCCGAATCGACCGGAAAAGAAAAAATCATCATCGGCGTCAAAACCGGAGAACTCACCCTAAACGGCGAGAAAATTTTAAAAGAGGAACTGGTTTCCAAACTTGAGGAACTCAAGGCCAGTTTCCCCGATGAGCAGGTGTTTATTCGCGCAGACGAAAAAACCGCCGTCGGCGACTTTATGGAAGTGATGTCTGACGCCAAACTCGCGGGCTTTGAAAATGTGATGGTCCCGCTCGAATTATTACCTCAGGCTAAACTGTAA
- a CDS encoding MotA/TolQ/ExbB proton channel family protein, producing MQGAFLAQLPIGQVDDALQQIASSSILGLAIYVVLIVLSIYTWALIIKKVIDLRSEKRSAAKFRKRFSELEGNIVALSQEGILPSNSPARLFVSAYEELRLWATLDRDRNCIVSERPVINALERTLDRSIELEKEYWERGTTTLATIASAAPLLGLLGTVWGIFISFNEMGEMATASISTVAPGISEALLTTVVGLLVAIPAVFAYNGIVRAVRVIETQLESFAYEIINRFDRQIVVAPTQAQPQPRSPAEKPAARRSRAAT from the coding sequence ATGCAGGGCGCTTTCTTAGCGCAGTTGCCCATCGGGCAAGTCGATGATGCACTCCAACAAATCGCCAGTAGTTCGATTTTAGGCTTGGCGATTTATGTGGTTCTCATCGTTCTTTCGATCTACACCTGGGCGCTGATAATAAAAAAAGTCATTGATTTACGTTCAGAAAAACGTAGCGCGGCCAAGTTCCGCAAGCGTTTCAGCGAACTCGAAGGCAATATTGTTGCGCTGTCGCAAGAGGGCATCTTGCCTTCAAACAGCCCGGCGCGTTTGTTTGTTTCCGCGTATGAAGAACTGCGCCTGTGGGCGACGCTTGACCGCGACCGTAATTGCATTGTTTCAGAGCGCCCGGTCATCAACGCGTTGGAGCGCACTCTCGACCGCTCGATAGAACTCGAAAAAGAATATTGGGAGCGCGGCACCACCACGCTGGCGACCATCGCGTCCGCCGCGCCCTTGCTGGGCTTGCTCGGTACGGTGTGGGGCATCTTCATTTCATTTAACGAAATGGGCGAAATGGCAACCGCCAGCATCTCGACCGTCGCGCCGGGCATCTCCGAAGCGCTGCTGACCACGGTCGTCGGGTTACTTGTCGCCATTCCAGCCGTATTTGCTTATAATGGGATCGTGCGCGCAGTGCGCGTTATCGAAACCCAGCTCGAAAGTTTCGCCTACGAAATTATCAACCGGTTCGACCGGCAGATTGTGGTGGCGCCGACGCAAGCGCAGCCCCAACCGCGTTCGCCCGCCGAAAAACCCGCTGCGAGGAGAAGTCGTGCCGCTACGTAA
- a CDS encoding LysM peptidoglycan-binding domain-containing protein, producing MNAKLFYMLVVVITTFYIGCGNKEIKELKSTVGVLENRLEDYQESTTTGTKETNTALGSINQALNNRFLQIQNAQSNLENTLQQVANRLSELERASSQIQQRNGRLEEFTTETATLTQDLNRTALTLQNSLTSETKDLRQQMESLSGSISSLQSESRRGDQDAVSRIQTAQSALDQRITQIETNNRTIYEKILKELGGSVPASVQPSQPTTLGSGEYTVHVVVSGDSLSKIASKYGVEMSALQEVNGITDPSHINLGQEIKIPK from the coding sequence ATGAATGCAAAACTTTTTTACATGCTCGTCGTGGTCATTACTACATTCTACATCGGATGCGGCAATAAGGAAATAAAAGAATTAAAAAGCACCGTCGGCGTGCTCGAAAATCGGCTAGAGGACTACCAGGAAAGCACAACGACCGGAACCAAAGAGACCAACACCGCGCTGGGTTCCATTAACCAAGCGCTAAACAACCGCTTTTTGCAAATCCAAAACGCCCAGTCGAATTTAGAAAATACCCTACAACAAGTTGCGAACCGTCTCTCGGAACTCGAACGCGCTTCTTCGCAGATACAACAACGAAATGGCCGACTCGAGGAATTCACAACAGAAACCGCCACCCTCACCCAAGACCTCAACCGAACCGCGCTTACCTTGCAGAACTCTTTAACGAGCGAAACCAAAGACCTGCGCCAGCAGATGGAATCGTTGAGCGGCAGCATTTCGTCTCTACAATCCGAAAGCCGACGCGGCGACCAGGACGCGGTTTCGCGCATCCAAACCGCCCAATCCGCCCTGGACCAGCGCATAACCCAAATCGAAACCAACAACAGAACCATTTACGAGAAAATACTCAAAGAGCTGGGCGGCAGCGTCCCCGCGAGCGTTCAGCCCTCACAACCGACCACGCTTGGCAGCGGCGAGTATACTGTCCATGTGGTGGTTTCGGGCGACTCGCTCTCGAAAATTGCGTCGAAATACGGCGTAGAGATGTCAGCCCTCCAAGAGGTCAACGGCATCACCGATCCATCACACATCAACCTCGGCCAGGAAATCAAAATCCCAAAATAA
- a CDS encoding FapA family protein: protein MTEKENLSTEVDVVEATDAADAQAEETNVPEFNWGDGLELEVSSEQMSATMSLALNQSENYTSEDLLRYLEENNVVSGVLDDEVRRIHEERLFNQKVKVAKGRQAKNGEDGYIDWQIDLSVLEGAELAEKGGRVDHKERHHVIEVVEDLLLARLVDPTDGDAGETITGKELAPTPGKPAKLPSGKNVRVSDDGKEMCAAIKGVVCKDGEKYSVSPVYTVQGDVSYETGNVRFEETVMVSGGVLPDFKIEAGQDIHVTGLVESSFLTAEGSIYCTAGIQGGEKAVLKAKGDVTAKFVNATTIEAGGDITIDGAVTQSHLKAGGKITLSGDKGVVLGGELEAVKEINVHTAGSELGVKTRFLVGGPVGEFITQKQDEEKKVAGLKENLKRIQLALVQLNKLRDAGKINEQQNALRMKITRAGLQLQGQIKKKTEEIEVIEKAVEKAKHDIVGVIAREKAWPGVFVNILGHQFTVKNETSKPHFALKGAVVEVFGYNPEDSKKKKDKKKDGKEEVEAKKEAE, encoded by the coding sequence ATGACTGAGAAAGAAAACCTTTCAACGGAAGTGGACGTCGTAGAGGCAACCGATGCCGCCGACGCGCAGGCGGAAGAGACGAATGTTCCCGAATTTAATTGGGGCGACGGCTTAGAACTCGAGGTGTCGTCAGAGCAGATGTCTGCGACCATGTCGCTTGCTCTTAATCAATCCGAGAATTATACCTCTGAAGATTTGCTGCGCTATTTAGAAGAAAACAACGTCGTCAGCGGCGTGTTAGACGATGAAGTGCGCCGCATCCATGAAGAACGTCTCTTTAATCAAAAAGTGAAAGTCGCCAAGGGCCGTCAAGCCAAAAATGGTGAAGATGGCTATATTGATTGGCAGATTGATCTCTCGGTTCTCGAGGGCGCCGAATTGGCTGAAAAAGGCGGACGGGTCGATCACAAAGAACGCCATCACGTGATCGAAGTGGTCGAGGATCTGTTGTTAGCGCGCCTAGTTGACCCCACCGATGGAGACGCGGGCGAGACCATTACGGGCAAAGAACTCGCTCCTACGCCGGGTAAACCTGCCAAACTTCCCTCAGGAAAAAACGTGCGCGTCAGTGACGACGGCAAGGAAATGTGTGCGGCAATTAAAGGCGTCGTGTGCAAAGACGGCGAAAAATATTCCGTCAGCCCGGTCTACACCGTACAAGGCGATGTGAGTTACGAGACGGGAAATGTCCGCTTTGAAGAGACCGTTATGGTTTCAGGCGGGGTATTGCCGGATTTCAAAATTGAAGCCGGGCAAGACATTCACGTCACGGGGCTGGTCGAGTCGTCTTTCTTAACGGCGGAAGGCTCAATTTATTGCACTGCGGGCATTCAGGGCGGCGAAAAAGCCGTGTTGAAAGCGAAAGGCGACGTGACCGCGAAATTTGTCAACGCGACCACAATCGAAGCGGGCGGAGACATAACAATCGATGGCGCCGTCACCCAGTCGCATCTCAAAGCAGGCGGGAAAATTACGCTGTCGGGCGACAAGGGCGTTGTATTGGGCGGCGAATTAGAAGCCGTGAAAGAAATCAACGTACACACGGCGGGGTCTGAGTTAGGCGTGAAAACCCGCTTTCTTGTGGGCGGCCCCGTTGGCGAATTTATCACCCAAAAACAGGATGAAGAAAAGAAGGTCGCTGGGCTTAAAGAAAACCTGAAACGCATTCAATTGGCATTAGTTCAATTGAATAAACTTCGGGATGCGGGAAAAATCAACGAACAACAAAACGCCTTGCGCATGAAAATTACCCGCGCGGGATTGCAATTACAGGGGCAAATTAAAAAGAAAACCGAAGAAATTGAAGTGATCGAAAAAGCGGTTGAAAAAGCCAAACACGATATCGTTGGTGTGATTGCGCGCGAAAAGGCCTGGCCGGGCGTGTTTGTGAACATCTTGGGGCACCAGTTCACGGTGAAAAATGAAACCAGCAAGCCCCATTTTGCCTTGAAAGGCGCTGTCGTCGAAGTATTTGGCTATAACCCGGAAGATTCGAAAAAGAAAAAAGATAAGAAAAAAGACGGAAAAGAAGAAGTAGAAGCAAAAAAAGAGGCTGAATAA
- a CDS encoding nucleoside deaminase, translating into MSPDLTPEHFMRLALNQALIARAQGDAPIGAIVVQNGAVIGRGRNQREEWNDPTAHAEMLALQDAAEQIGQWRLDGCDLYCTLEPCIMCAGGIQQARIARLYYAASDPKCGGVESLYQILEDGRLNHQTQIFPGVLQDECEAVLKDFFAGLR; encoded by the coding sequence ATGTCCCCCGACCTCACGCCCGAACATTTTATGCGCCTCGCCCTCAATCAAGCCCTGATCGCCCGCGCCCAGGGCGACGCCCCCATCGGCGCGATTGTCGTCCAAAACGGCGCGGTCATCGGTCGCGGGCGCAACCAACGCGAAGAATGGAACGACCCCACCGCCCATGCGGAAATGCTCGCTCTACAAGACGCCGCAGAACAAATCGGTCAATGGCGGCTCGACGGCTGCGACCTTTATTGCACCCTCGAACCCTGCATTATGTGCGCCGGTGGCATTCAACAAGCGCGAATTGCGCGGCTCTATTACGCTGCATCCGACCCGAAATGCGGCGGCGTGGAGAGTTTGTACCAGATTCTTGAAGATGGACGGCTCAATCATCAAACGCAAATTTTTCCTGGAGTTTTGCAAGATGAGTGCGAAGCCGTATTGAAAGATTTTTTTGCGGGGCTACGATAA
- a CDS encoding GreA/GreB family elongation factor yields the protein MVTVDELNDLRQRGHWEELGTQSRLMMQENPNSEAALRGIVQSLEKADDKSDEYEAALLRLLDLKSRAQETAQKLAELYLEQDQNEEALRHYQVSLRAAVEDRHYNAIDELWTILIEIEPGNIYFFTSITNMLFEHKHPQKAALLLEQLLPSTEQREDWEGRLTLYKHILHYMPEHAEIRQAIVDTYKHIHGDAPLFDRIVKHTNILENRPLEEALEAMDSLLAFLPDRFVRHPDWGVGRVKELDIITRRVKINFQRKRNHRMGLELAQTALDRLSPDDFRVLAVVDKEGLQKLKEENPVELVKIVLKSFGGCLNGKLMKEHMVPAVLADRHWTTWWSNTNSALRKDPYISVSSGSNKVYTMRKEALSEEDDMIKRFDIAKIPHVKVERIYEYLRTTKRNDINEAIIKHFSAKLISLINRRKGAGERVEMWYTNEDLKEYAEGIESAAEGVLEPIASDVAKASSVVERLRFKSHEHRFAQYVRELHPDEWAGLFKEWLLSPELMIRDELAQALVEGGHESDYYVLVEKITANYREYPHSFIWLAENQLTNSANWLDGKVSGPQIIERLLLLVDFLTSQAKRREKDEALDLRKVAGDAREIIRRNHYALFKANIAEADEGLAQAVYRRAQANEGLDSRTSSDLTAIIRGRFPNLMQTVTLEENSIAPDGLLCLRETLDVKKALLKRLVEIELPEVVREIETARQDGDLRENAEYHAARDKQKLLASQTAELQEQLHVAKSFDFDDMDHEAIGFGMQFTVKPAGAELTEEYLLLGPWESDPDNNVLSYQAPLARMFVGQSAGETIEVELPMHTGVYEIISIRPVSNERLQKIIDRVRKVEMASIADHSISEDDENE from the coding sequence ATGGTTACAGTAGATGAACTGAATGATCTTAGGCAACGTGGTCACTGGGAGGAATTAGGGACGCAGTCGCGTTTGATGATGCAAGAAAATCCCAATTCCGAAGCGGCGTTGCGGGGCATTGTCCAGTCGTTGGAAAAAGCCGATGACAAAAGCGATGAATATGAGGCCGCGTTGCTGCGCTTGCTTGATTTAAAGAGCCGCGCACAGGAAACCGCCCAAAAACTGGCGGAACTCTATTTAGAACAAGACCAAAACGAAGAAGCCCTGCGACATTATCAAGTCTCTCTGCGGGCGGCCGTTGAAGACCGCCATTACAACGCCATTGATGAACTCTGGACGATTCTGATTGAGATCGAGCCGGGAAACATTTACTTTTTTACCTCGATTACGAATATGCTCTTTGAGCATAAACATCCACAAAAAGCGGCGCTGTTGCTTGAGCAGTTGTTGCCTTCGACTGAACAACGCGAAGACTGGGAGGGGCGGCTTACTCTCTACAAGCACATTCTGCATTACATGCCCGAACATGCCGAAATTCGCCAGGCGATTGTTGATACCTATAAACACATTCACGGCGATGCGCCTTTGTTTGACCGCATTGTGAAACATACCAATATTCTCGAAAACCGTCCGCTCGAAGAAGCGCTCGAAGCGATGGATTCATTATTAGCGTTTTTGCCGGACCGGTTCGTTCGTCACCCGGATTGGGGCGTGGGCCGCGTCAAAGAACTCGACATCATTACCCGGCGGGTCAAAATTAATTTTCAGCGCAAACGCAACCACCGCATGGGGTTGGAATTGGCGCAAACCGCCCTCGACCGTCTGTCGCCGGACGATTTCCGCGTCTTGGCGGTGGTTGACAAAGAGGGGCTGCAGAAACTGAAAGAAGAAAATCCCGTTGAATTGGTCAAAATTGTTTTGAAAAGTTTTGGCGGCTGCCTCAACGGCAAGTTGATGAAAGAACACATGGTGCCTGCGGTTTTGGCCGACCGCCATTGGACCACTTGGTGGTCAAATACCAACTCGGCGTTACGCAAAGACCCCTATATTTCCGTTAGTTCCGGCTCGAATAAAGTCTATACCATGCGGAAAGAAGCGCTCAGCGAAGAAGACGATATGATTAAGCGCTTCGATATCGCCAAGATTCCTCACGTTAAAGTCGAGCGCATCTATGAATATCTGCGCACCACCAAGCGCAACGATATTAACGAAGCCATTATTAAACATTTCTCCGCCAAACTCATCTCGCTCATCAACCGGCGCAAAGGCGCTGGCGAGCGGGTTGAAATGTGGTATACCAACGAAGACCTGAAAGAATATGCGGAAGGGATTGAGTCCGCCGCCGAAGGCGTGTTAGAGCCAATTGCGTCTGATGTAGCGAAAGCAAGCAGCGTGGTCGAGCGCTTGCGGTTTAAGTCGCATGAACATCGCTTCGCCCAGTATGTGCGTGAATTGCACCCCGACGAGTGGGCGGGCTTGTTTAAGGAGTGGCTGTTGTCGCCGGAATTGATGATTCGCGACGAACTGGCCCAGGCGTTGGTCGAAGGCGGCCATGAGTCGGACTATTATGTCCTGGTCGAAAAAATCACCGCCAACTACCGCGAATATCCCCATTCCTTCATTTGGTTGGCAGAGAACCAATTGACCAACTCCGCCAATTGGTTAGACGGAAAAGTGAGTGGGCCGCAAATTATTGAGCGCTTATTGTTGTTGGTTGACTTCTTGACCAGCCAGGCCAAACGGCGCGAAAAAGACGAAGCGCTTGATCTGCGCAAAGTGGCGGGCGATGCGCGGGAGATTATTCGCCGCAACCATTACGCTCTCTTTAAGGCCAATATTGCCGAAGCGGATGAAGGATTGGCGCAAGCCGTCTACCGACGCGCACAAGCCAATGAAGGGCTTGATAGCCGCACCTCGTCTGATCTGACAGCCATCATTCGCGGGCGCTTCCCGAATTTGATGCAGACCGTCACTCTCGAAGAAAATTCAATTGCGCCCGATGGATTGTTATGTTTGCGTGAAACGCTTGACGTGAAAAAGGCCCTGTTAAAGCGTCTGGTCGAGATTGAACTGCCCGAAGTGGTGCGTGAAATTGAAACCGCGCGCCAAGACGGCGACCTTCGCGAAAACGCGGAATACCACGCTGCACGCGACAAACAGAAACTACTGGCGTCACAAACGGCGGAGTTGCAAGAGCAATTACATGTCGCCAAATCGTTTGATTTTGACGATATGGACCATGAAGCCATCGGCTTTGGAATGCAATTTACCGTGAAGCCCGCCGGGGCGGAACTTACCGAAGAATATCTCCTGTTGGGGCCGTGGGAATCTGACCCTGACAATAATGTGCTTTCCTACCAGGCGCCGTTGGCCCGGATGTTTGTCGGGCAAAGCGCCGGAGAAACCATTGAAGTCGAATTGCCCATGCACACCGGCGTCTATGAAATCATTTCGATCCGCCCCGTTTCAAATGAACGGCTGCAGAAAATTATTGATCGGGTCCGCAAGGTGGAGATGGCGTCAATTGCGGACCATTCAATAAGTGAAGACGACGAAAATGAGTAA
- the ndk gene encoding nucleoside-diphosphate kinase → METTLLLIKPDGVQRKFVGEIISRLENRGWDLVGMKLMHVTPELAKEHYGEHKEKPFFGELIDYITEGPIVAMAWRGDQVITAMRTMMGKTNPIEAAPGTIRGDLANNFTRNMVHGSDSPESAKREVALFFSDNELAG, encoded by the coding sequence ATGGAAACCACATTACTGTTAATCAAACCCGACGGCGTCCAACGCAAATTCGTCGGTGAAATTATTTCCCGTCTCGAAAATCGCGGCTGGGACCTGGTCGGCATGAAACTGATGCACGTCACGCCGGAATTGGCCAAAGAGCACTACGGCGAACACAAAGAAAAACCCTTCTTCGGCGAGCTGATCGACTACATCACCGAAGGCCCGATTGTTGCGATGGCGTGGCGCGGCGACCAAGTGATTACCGCCATGCGCACGATGATGGGCAAGACCAACCCCATCGAAGCGGCGCCGGGAACCATTCGCGGCGACTTGGCGAACAACTTCACCCGCAATATGGTGCACGGCAGCGATTCGCCCGAAAGCGCCAAGCGTGAAGTTGCGCTGTTTTTTTCAGACAACGAATTGGCCGGATAA
- the hemL gene encoding glutamate-1-semialdehyde 2,1-aminomutase, translating into MTAVHKEARQLIPGGVNSPVRAWNAVGGDPFFAAKGKGCLLFDSEGKQYVDYVCSWGPLILGHAHPVVVKAVQEAAADGLTFGCPTEREVTLARLIVDAVPSVEMVRLVNSGTEATLSAIRLARGFTGRDKIIKMVGGYHGHHDALLASAGSGVATLAIPSTPGVPASVVQDTLLVPFNNASAVEAAFNEYADSIACVIVEPVAGNMGVVPPKDGYLQALRSLCSKNDALLIFDEVMTGFRVSYGGAQELYGVTPDLCTLGKIVGGGMPMGAYGGRADIMKNIAPEGSVYQAGTLSGNPVATACGLATLEMLKPGGFYDALEEKSRILEAGLFNEAEEAGVPIQINRVGSMMTVFFSETPVTDFDSAAASDTERFGAFWRGMLKHGVYLPPSAFEAWFVSAAHSNIETERTLRAAGEAFKTL; encoded by the coding sequence ATGACTGCGGTACACAAAGAAGCTCGACAACTCATCCCCGGCGGCGTGAACAGTCCCGTTCGCGCATGGAATGCGGTCGGCGGCGATCCGTTTTTTGCGGCGAAGGGCAAAGGCTGCCTGCTGTTTGATTCTGAGGGCAAACAATACGTTGATTATGTTTGCTCATGGGGGCCGCTGATTTTGGGCCATGCCCATCCGGTCGTTGTCAAAGCGGTGCAAGAAGCCGCAGCCGATGGGCTGACCTTTGGTTGCCCGACCGAGCGCGAAGTAACGCTGGCGCGGTTGATTGTTGACGCCGTTCCATCGGTCGAGATGGTGCGACTGGTCAATTCAGGCACCGAAGCGACCCTGTCCGCGATTCGTCTTGCGCGTGGGTTCACAGGCCGCGATAAAATTATCAAAATGGTCGGCGGATATCACGGTCATCATGACGCCCTTTTAGCGTCGGCGGGTTCGGGGGTTGCGACGTTGGCGATTCCGAGTACGCCGGGCGTTCCCGCGTCGGTCGTGCAAGATACCCTTCTGGTTCCATTCAATAACGCTTCTGCGGTCGAGGCCGCGTTTAATGAATACGCTGATTCAATTGCCTGCGTGATTGTTGAGCCGGTCGCGGGCAACATGGGCGTTGTGCCGCCGAAAGACGGTTATCTGCAAGCCTTGCGCTCGCTGTGTTCCAAAAATGATGCGTTATTGATCTTTGATGAAGTAATGACGGGTTTCCGCGTGTCGTACGGCGGCGCGCAAGAACTCTATGGCGTTACGCCGGATTTATGCACCCTGGGCAAGATTGTCGGCGGCGGAATGCCGATGGGCGCCTACGGTGGACGCGCCGATATCATGAAGAATATTGCGCCTGAAGGTTCGGTCTATCAGGCGGGAACGCTGTCCGGCAATCCGGTCGCGACTGCGTGCGGGCTTGCAACCTTGGAAATGTTAAAGCCGGGCGGTTTTTATGACGCCTTGGAAGAAAAAAGCCGCATTCTCGAAGCGGGCTTGTTCAACGAAGCCGAAGAAGCAGGCGTCCCCATTCAGATCAACCGGGTGGGGTCGATGATGACGGTGTTCTTTAGCGAAACGCCAGTGACCGATTTTGACAGCGCCGCTGCGTCGGATACCGAGCGTTTTGGCGCGTTTTGGCGCGGCATGTTGAAACATGGCGTGTATCTACCGCCTTCCGCATTTGAGGCGTGGTTTGTCTCAGCCGCCCATTCGAACATCGAAACCGAACGCACCCTCCGCGCTGCGGGCGAAGCCTTCAAAACATTGTAA